A region from the Desulfoglaeba alkanexedens ALDC genome encodes:
- a CDS encoding glycoside hydrolase family 108 protein, whose product MDFETAFRKVIALEGGFRLHQNATESDATYAGIYRKAHPSWEGWDYIDKGATPPTELVRGFYKTHYWHVFEGIDEDKRYILYEFAVNAGIKKATKIAQVVAGTVPDGIIGPKTIAAVNRMDTELFIAQYTIARIKHYLDLANSDPKRYAIYLRGWLNRTMEALT is encoded by the coding sequence ATGGATTTTGAGACCGCCTTCAGAAAGGTCATCGCGCTCGAGGGAGGCTTTCGGCTGCACCAAAACGCAACCGAAAGCGATGCAACCTATGCGGGCATCTACCGCAAGGCCCATCCATCCTGGGAGGGATGGGACTACATCGACAAGGGGGCCACTCCGCCCACCGAGCTTGTGAGAGGCTTTTATAAAACCCATTACTGGCATGTCTTTGAAGGCATCGATGAAGATAAACGCTACATCCTCTATGAGTTTGCCGTCAACGCGGGGATCAAGAAGGCAACCAAGATCGCCCAGGTTGTCGCAGGCACCGTCCCCGATGGGATTATCGGCCCCAAAACCATCGCAGCCGTAAACCGCATGGATACCGAGCTTTTTATCGCTCAATATACGATCGCCCGGATCAAGCACTACCTCGATCTGGCCAACAGCGATCCAAAACGCTACGCGATATACCTTCGCGGCTGGCTGAACAGGACTATGGAGGCGCTGACATGA
- a CDS encoding 3TM-type holin, protein MNSFGIGSVIDGVGRIADDLITTDNERLEIALREKELDTQILSKVHETNIAEAQHRTLFVAGWRPFIGWVSGLALVYTFLIQPIFLWINSIYNLTPTPPPQLNDDMLFNIVLAMLGIAGLRTYEKQKGLTK, encoded by the coding sequence ATGAACAGCTTCGGGATCGGTAGCGTGATCGACGGCGTCGGCAGGATTGCCGATGACCTGATCACGACAGATAATGAGCGACTGGAAATTGCCCTCAGAGAAAAGGAGCTCGATACCCAGATCCTCTCCAAGGTTCACGAGACAAACATCGCCGAGGCGCAGCACAGGACCCTCTTCGTGGCAGGCTGGCGGCCCTTTATCGGATGGGTGAGCGGCCTGGCATTGGTTTATACATTCCTCATCCAGCCGATCTTCTTATGGATCAACTCGATCTACAACCTGACCCCCACGCCCCCGCCGCAGCTCAATGACGATATGCTTTTTAACATCGTTCTTGCAATGCTCGGCATTGCCGGGCTCAGAACGTATGAGAAGCAAAAGGGGCTCACCAAGTGA